One segment of Stappia sp. 28M-7 DNA contains the following:
- a CDS encoding cyclase family protein, whose protein sequence is MCVPGCQEVVARRLSRRGLLKGLVGTTAGAAVFAAFPPPRAAHAADVSFTRAVDLTHALGEDFPTFFGKPQLRMERTAEFSKDGFNMYQWHLDEHTGTHLDAPLHFSADGVGADEIPMDQLIVPLAVVDIREKAAADPDHQLSVDDLKAFEAAHGDVPAGGCVAMNSGWAQHVASERYRNADAEGAMHFPGFSKEACLYLMEKGVVGIAVDTLSLDHGASKTFDTHYTWLPSGRWGLECLAGLDEVPATGATLVVGAPKIKGATGGPSRVFALV, encoded by the coding sequence ATGTGCGTTCCAGGATGCCAGGAAGTCGTTGCGCGCCGGCTGAGCCGCCGCGGATTGCTCAAGGGGCTCGTCGGCACGACGGCGGGAGCTGCCGTCTTCGCCGCCTTTCCGCCACCGCGCGCGGCCCATGCTGCCGATGTCTCGTTCACCCGTGCCGTCGATCTGACCCATGCGCTGGGTGAGGATTTCCCGACCTTCTTCGGCAAGCCGCAGCTGCGGATGGAGCGGACGGCGGAGTTCTCCAAGGACGGCTTCAACATGTACCAATGGCATCTCGACGAGCACACCGGCACGCATCTCGATGCCCCGCTGCACTTCTCGGCAGACGGGGTCGGTGCCGACGAGATCCCGATGGATCAGCTGATCGTGCCGCTGGCCGTCGTCGATATTCGCGAAAAGGCTGCTGCCGATCCCGATCACCAGCTTTCGGTCGACGATCTCAAGGCCTTCGAGGCGGCGCATGGCGATGTGCCAGCCGGCGGCTGCGTCGCGATGAATTCCGGCTGGGCGCAGCATGTGGCGAGCGAACGCTACCGCAATGCCGATGCCGAAGGCGCGATGCACTTCCCCGGTTTTTCCAAGGAGGCCTGCCTCTACCTGATGGAGAAGGGCGTGGTCGGCATCGCCGTCGACACGTTGTCGCTCGACCACGGCGCCTCCAAGACCTTCGACACGCACTACACGTGGTTGCCGTCCGGTCGCTGGGGGCTGGAATGCCTTGCCGGCCTCGACGAGGTGCCGGCCACGGGGGCGACGCTGGTCGTCGGTGCGCCGAAGATCAAGGGCGCGACGGGTGGTCCGAGCCGCGTCTTCGCGCTGGTCTGA
- a CDS encoding HAD family hydrolase has protein sequence MATLTTIGFDADDTLWHNERNFRLTEERFTDLLADYSDKDNLTERLLAAERRNLRLYGYGVKGFTLSMIETAIEVTEGKAPASVIGEILDAGRNMLSHPVEPLPHVEETLQALKGSFRLVLITKGDLFDQERKVAESGLGDHFDAVEIVPEKTAETYRTLFARHGDGPGRAMMVGNSLKSDVVPALDAGSHGVHVPYEITWALEHADVPAGRDRFHQVAHLGELQALLSRLA, from the coding sequence ATGGCGACGCTGACGACCATCGGCTTCGACGCAGACGACACGCTCTGGCACAACGAGCGCAACTTCCGCCTGACGGAGGAGCGCTTCACCGATCTGCTCGCCGACTATAGCGACAAGGACAATCTCACCGAACGGCTGCTCGCCGCGGAACGGCGCAACTTGCGCCTTTACGGCTACGGGGTGAAGGGGTTCACCCTGTCGATGATCGAGACAGCCATCGAGGTGACGGAAGGAAAGGCGCCCGCGTCGGTGATCGGCGAGATCCTGGATGCCGGCCGCAACATGCTCTCGCACCCCGTGGAGCCGCTTCCTCATGTGGAGGAGACCCTTCAGGCCTTGAAAGGCAGCTTCCGTCTGGTGCTGATCACCAAAGGCGATCTCTTCGACCAGGAACGCAAGGTGGCGGAATCCGGTCTCGGGGATCATTTCGATGCGGTCGAGATCGTGCCGGAAAAGACCGCCGAAACCTATCGCACCCTGTTCGCCCGCCATGGCGATGGTCCGGGACGGGCCATGATGGTCGGCAACTCGCTGAAGTCGGACGTGGTCCCGGCACTGGATGCCGGCAGCCACGGCGTCCATGTGCCCTACGAGATCACCTGGGCTCTGGAACATGCCGACGTGCCGGCCGGCCGCGACCGCTTTCACCAGGTCGCCCATCTTGGCGAATTGCAGGCCCTGCTCTCGCGGCTGGCATAA
- a CDS encoding VOC family protein: MRIEALDHLVLTVADIDETVSFYCGVLGMEEVVFGGGRRALHFGAQKINLHKAGAEFSPAARKPTAGSGDLCFLVASLEAAIARLKEAGVTIEEGPVSRTGAQSPLRSVYIRDPDGNLIELSEPQAVVIAGGGA, from the coding sequence ATGCGGATCGAGGCGCTCGACCACCTGGTCCTGACGGTCGCTGATATCGACGAGACCGTCAGTTTCTATTGTGGCGTGCTGGGCATGGAAGAGGTGGTGTTCGGCGGCGGCCGGCGGGCGCTGCATTTCGGTGCGCAGAAGATCAACCTGCACAAGGCGGGCGCGGAGTTTTCTCCGGCCGCGCGCAAGCCGACGGCCGGATCGGGCGACCTGTGCTTTCTGGTGGCCTCGCTCGAGGCGGCGATCGCGCGGCTGAAAGAGGCCGGCGTGACGATCGAGGAGGGGCCGGTCTCGCGTACCGGTGCCCAGTCGCCGCTCCGCTCCGTCTATATACGCGATCCCGACGGCAACCTGATCGAGTTGTCCGAGCCGCAGGCGGTGGTGATCGCCGGAGGCGGTGCTTGA
- a CDS encoding P-II family nitrogen regulator → MKKIEAIIKPFKLDEVKEALQEVGLQGITVTEAKGFGRQKGHTELYRGAEYVVDFLPKVKVEIVLTDDLVDKAVEAIRNAAQTGRIGDGKIFVSTIEEAVRIRTGETGTDAI, encoded by the coding sequence ATGAAAAAAATCGAGGCAATTATCAAGCCGTTCAAGCTCGATGAGGTCAAGGAGGCTCTCCAGGAGGTTGGCCTTCAGGGCATCACCGTGACCGAGGCCAAGGGCTTCGGCCGCCAGAAGGGCCATACCGAGCTCTATCGCGGCGCCGAATACGTGGTCGACTTTCTTCCCAAGGTGAAGGTCGAGATCGTGCTGACCGACGACCTCGTCGACAAGGCCGTCGAGGCGATCCGCAATGCCGCCCAGACCGGGCGCATCGGCGACGGCAAGATCTTCGTCTCCACCATCGAGGAGGCCGTTCGCATCCGGACCGGCGAGACCGGCACCGACGCGATCTGA
- a CDS encoding leucyl aminopeptidase, with protein sequence MLPKISFAKPAAPQKGVAVILADDKLATGATAAGLGDGALELIRRAADTAGFSGKSKTVLDLLAPAGLGVDRLLVVGLGKADGVAALDDNDWAALGGTVMGKLGKAKAAEVLLETPGGAVAAGHAAAFAMGMKLRAYVFDRYKSKKGDDEEAGGSVKVSLLVDDTKAAKKAWADADAVSDGTLLARDLVNEPANVLTTVEFADRASELSKLGVEIEILDEKAMKKLKMNALLGVAQGSESPPRMVIMRWNGGKKDAAPLAFIGKGVVFDTGGISIKPAASMEDMKGDMGGAAAVTGLMHALAARKAKVNVIGVIGLVENMPDGKAQRPGDIVTAMSGATIEIINTDAEGRLVLADALWYTQDRFKPAFMINLATLTGAIIIALGSQHAGIFSNNDELAARLTEAGLATDEKVWRLPLSKDYDKLIDTPNADMKNTGGRSAGSITAAQFLQRFVNDVPWVHIDVAGTAMGSPKTDVSKGWASGFGVRLLDRLVRDHYEG encoded by the coding sequence TTGCTCCCCAAGATCTCTTTCGCAAAACCCGCGGCTCCGCAAAAGGGCGTGGCCGTCATTCTCGCCGACGACAAGCTGGCAACCGGGGCCACCGCGGCCGGTCTTGGGGATGGGGCGCTGGAGCTGATCCGGCGTGCGGCCGACACTGCGGGCTTTTCCGGCAAGTCGAAGACTGTGCTCGATCTTCTCGCGCCTGCGGGCCTCGGCGTCGACCGGCTTCTGGTCGTCGGCCTTGGCAAGGCGGACGGCGTTGCCGCGCTCGACGACAACGACTGGGCGGCGCTCGGCGGCACCGTGATGGGCAAGCTCGGCAAGGCCAAGGCCGCCGAGGTGCTGCTGGAGACGCCGGGCGGGGCTGTCGCGGCCGGTCACGCGGCGGCCTTTGCGATGGGCATGAAGCTGCGCGCCTATGTCTTCGACCGCTACAAGAGCAAGAAGGGCGACGACGAGGAGGCCGGCGGTTCGGTCAAGGTGTCGCTGCTGGTGGACGATACCAAGGCGGCGAAGAAGGCCTGGGCCGATGCCGATGCCGTGAGCGACGGCACGCTGCTTGCCCGGGATCTCGTCAACGAGCCGGCCAACGTGTTGACGACCGTCGAATTCGCCGACCGCGCGAGCGAGCTCTCAAAGCTCGGCGTCGAGATCGAGATCCTCGACGAGAAGGCGATGAAGAAGCTCAAGATGAATGCGCTGCTCGGCGTGGCGCAGGGTTCGGAGAGCCCGCCGCGCATGGTGATCATGCGCTGGAACGGCGGCAAGAAGGACGCGGCCCCGCTCGCCTTCATCGGCAAGGGCGTCGTCTTCGACACCGGCGGCATCTCCATCAAGCCGGCAGCCTCGATGGAGGACATGAAGGGCGACATGGGCGGCGCCGCTGCGGTGACCGGCCTGATGCACGCGCTGGCCGCCCGCAAGGCCAAGGTCAATGTCATCGGCGTCATCGGCCTGGTGGAAAACATGCCGGACGGCAAGGCGCAGCGGCCCGGCGATATCGTCACGGCGATGTCGGGTGCGACCATCGAGATCATCAATACCGACGCGGAAGGCCGCCTCGTGCTGGCCGATGCGCTCTGGTACACGCAGGACCGGTTCAAGCCTGCCTTCATGATCAACCTAGCGACGCTGACTGGTGCGATCATCATCGCGCTCGGCAGCCAGCACGCAGGTATCTTCTCCAACAATGACGAGCTTGCCGCACGGCTGACCGAGGCCGGGCTGGCCACCGACGAGAAGGTGTGGCGCCTGCCGCTGTCCAAGGACTACGACAAGCTCATCGACACGCCGAACGCGGACATGAAGAACACCGGCGGCCGCTCCGCCGGCTCGATCACGGCCGCGCAGTTCCTGCAGCGCTTCGTCAACGATGTGCCGTGGGTGCATATCGACGTTGCCGGCACGGCGATGGGCAGCCCCAAGACCGACGTCAGCAAGGGATGGGCTTCGGGCTTTGGCGTGCGCCTGCTCGACCGTCTCGTGCGCGATCACTACGAAGGCTGA
- a CDS encoding class I SAM-dependent methyltransferase, whose amino-acid sequence MSGAGADKPGFMDRRDAARERLDGLLGAKGGKREDRSAWFDAVYETAGGDAAAVPWADLAPKAELVDWLAAHPGKGARAVDVGCGLGDNAEALAAAGYRTTGFDLSQRAVEWARQRFPESTVDYRAGDLFDLPAEWSGGFDLVHECYTLQALSGDLRERAFAAVASLVAPGGRLLVLTRTAPEGSMPDGPPWPLTPSELERFSTLGLEHIDRHPYEIRKGERVIGHVRDVWRRTE is encoded by the coding sequence GTGAGCGGGGCGGGGGCGGACAAGCCGGGCTTCATGGACCGACGGGATGCGGCGCGCGAACGGCTCGACGGGCTTTTGGGCGCCAAGGGCGGCAAGCGGGAGGATCGCTCCGCCTGGTTCGACGCGGTCTACGAGACGGCCGGCGGCGACGCGGCTGCCGTGCCTTGGGCAGATCTTGCTCCCAAGGCGGAGCTGGTCGATTGGCTGGCCGCGCATCCTGGCAAAGGCGCGCGTGCCGTCGATGTGGGGTGCGGGCTCGGCGACAACGCCGAGGCGCTGGCAGCGGCCGGCTATCGCACCACCGGATTCGACCTGTCGCAAAGGGCGGTGGAATGGGCGCGCCAGCGGTTCCCCGAAAGCACTGTCGATTACCGCGCCGGCGACCTGTTCGACCTGCCGGCCGAGTGGTCCGGCGGTTTCGATCTGGTGCATGAATGCTATACGCTGCAGGCGCTCTCGGGGGATCTGCGCGAGCGCGCCTTTGCCGCCGTCGCCTCCCTCGTTGCGCCGGGCGGCAGGCTCCTGGTGCTGACACGCACGGCACCGGAAGGGAGTATGCCGGACGGACCTCCCTGGCCCTTGACGCCATCCGAGCTCGAGCGCTTTTCCACGCTGGGGCTGGAGCACATCGACCGCCACCCTTACGAGATCCGCAAGGGGGAGCGCGTTATTGGGCATGTCCGTGACGTCTGGCGGCGGACGGAATAA
- a CDS encoding ABC-F family ATP-binding cassette domain-containing protein: protein MLQITDLTYRIAGRTLLDRASVMLPSGAKTGFVGRNGAGKSTLFRLITGDTAPESGEIRVPKGLRIGQVAQEAPGTEQTLVEVVLAADTERARLLEEAETATDPLRIAEIHTRLADIDAHTAEARAARILAGLGFDAEAQARPCSSFSGGWRMRVALAAVLFSEPDLLLLDEPTNYLDLEGTLWLESYIARYPHQVLLISHDRDLLNKAVDSIVHLDQLKLTFYRGGYDSFDRQRRESLLLQEKNREKQEAQRKHMQAFVDRFRAKATKARQAQSRLKMLEKMEPIAAVVETDALPISFPDPEGRLAPPIIRLENVAVGYGDTTILSRLSLNIDNDDRIALLGSNGNGKSTFAKLIAGRLERQSGEITKAAKLKVAFFAQHQLDELRPAESPVAHVRRLMPDAPEAKVRARVARFGLPTSRMETPARDLSGGEKARLLLGLATFEGPHLLILDEPTNHLDIESREALIHAVNEFDGAVILISHDRHLVEACADRLWLVADGGVRSFDGDMEDYRRLILQKDRPERGNGREAAKSAAAAEPEDDRTAQEKRRVAADRRARQAPLRKEIQAAEKEMARLQEKIGKLDEALADPDFFRKDAERATKFAKERAYLEKKLVRTEEQWLELSTELESG from the coding sequence ATGCTGCAGATCACCGACCTCACCTACAGGATTGCCGGGCGTACGCTTCTCGATCGGGCAAGCGTCATGCTGCCCTCGGGCGCCAAGACCGGCTTCGTCGGCCGCAACGGCGCCGGCAAGTCCACCCTCTTCCGCCTGATCACCGGCGATACCGCGCCCGAAAGCGGCGAGATCCGCGTGCCGAAGGGCCTGCGCATCGGCCAGGTGGCGCAGGAGGCGCCGGGCACGGAACAGACGCTCGTGGAGGTGGTGCTGGCTGCCGATACAGAGCGTGCGCGGCTGCTGGAGGAGGCGGAGACGGCGACGGACCCGCTGCGCATCGCCGAGATCCACACCCGCCTTGCCGATATCGATGCCCATACCGCGGAAGCGCGCGCGGCCCGCATCCTTGCGGGTCTCGGCTTCGATGCCGAGGCGCAGGCCCGCCCCTGCTCGTCCTTTTCCGGCGGCTGGCGCATGCGCGTCGCGCTGGCGGCAGTTCTGTTCTCCGAGCCGGACCTGCTGCTGCTCGATGAGCCGACCAACTATCTCGACCTGGAAGGCACGCTCTGGCTGGAGAGCTACATCGCCCGCTATCCGCATCAGGTCCTGCTGATCAGCCACGACCGCGATCTGCTCAACAAGGCGGTCGATTCCATCGTCCATCTCGATCAGCTCAAGTTGACCTTCTACCGCGGCGGCTATGACAGCTTCGACCGCCAGCGGCGCGAGTCGCTGCTGCTGCAGGAGAAGAACCGCGAGAAGCAGGAAGCCCAGCGCAAGCACATGCAGGCTTTCGTCGACCGCTTCCGCGCCAAGGCGACCAAGGCGCGCCAGGCACAGTCGCGGCTGAAGATGCTGGAAAAGATGGAGCCCATCGCCGCGGTGGTGGAAACCGACGCGCTCCCGATCTCCTTCCCCGATCCGGAGGGACGCCTTGCCCCGCCGATCATCCGGCTGGAAAACGTCGCCGTCGGCTATGGCGACACCACGATCCTGTCGCGCCTGTCGCTCAACATCGACAATGACGACCGCATCGCCCTGCTCGGCTCCAACGGCAACGGCAAGTCGACTTTCGCCAAGCTGATCGCCGGGCGGCTGGAACGCCAGTCGGGCGAGATCACCAAGGCCGCCAAGCTGAAGGTCGCCTTCTTCGCCCAGCACCAGCTCGACGAGCTGAGGCCGGCGGAAAGCCCCGTTGCGCATGTGCGCCGCTTGATGCCCGATGCGCCCGAGGCCAAGGTGCGCGCGCGCGTCGCCCGTTTCGGCTTGCCGACGAGCCGGATGGAGACCCCGGCGCGCGACCTGTCGGGCGGCGAGAAGGCCCGCCTGCTGCTCGGCCTTGCCACCTTCGAGGGCCCGCACCTGTTGATCCTCGACGAGCCGACCAACCATCTCGACATCGAAAGCCGCGAGGCGTTGATCCACGCGGTCAACGAGTTCGACGGCGCGGTGATCCTCATCTCGCACGACCGACATCTGGTGGAGGCCTGCGCCGACCGGCTGTGGCTCGTTGCCGATGGCGGCGTGCGCAGCTTCGACGGCGACATGGAGGACTATCGCCGGCTGATTCTGCAGAAGGACAGGCCCGAGCGCGGCAACGGGCGCGAGGCGGCGAAGAGCGCCGCAGCGGCCGAGCCGGAAGATGATCGCACTGCCCAGGAAAAGCGCCGCGTGGCCGCCGACCGGCGCGCCCGGCAGGCGCCGCTGCGCAAGGAAATCCAGGCGGCGGAAAAGGAAATGGCGCGTCTTCAGGAGAAGATCGGCAAGCTCGACGAGGCGCTTGCCGACCCGGATTTCTTCCGCAAGGATGCTGAGCGGGCGACGAAATTCGCCAAGGAGCGCGCCTATCTGGAGAAGAAGCTGGTGCGCACCGAGGAGCAGTGGCTGGAGCTCTCGACCGAGCTCGAAAGCGGCTGA
- a CDS encoding DNA polymerase III subunit chi yields MSEVLFYHLTRQPLEQALPALLETCLGRGWRCVVQAGSRERCEALDSWLWTYRDDAFLPHGTAADGHAQAQPIYLTDGEENPNGAVVRFLVDRASPPDLAPYQRGVFLFDGQDPEAVADARRHWKAMKEAGHDITYWQQNEAGRWEKKA; encoded by the coding sequence ATGAGCGAGGTTCTGTTCTACCATCTGACGCGCCAGCCGCTGGAACAGGCGCTGCCCGCCCTGCTGGAGACCTGTCTTGGCAGGGGCTGGCGCTGCGTCGTCCAGGCCGGCTCGCGCGAACGGTGCGAGGCGCTCGATTCGTGGCTGTGGACCTATCGCGACGATGCCTTCCTGCCGCACGGCACGGCGGCCGACGGGCATGCGCAGGCGCAGCCGATCTACCTGACCGACGGCGAGGAAAACCCGAACGGCGCGGTGGTTCGCTTTCTCGTCGACCGGGCGAGCCCGCCCGATCTCGCTCCCTATCAGCGCGGGGTCTTCCTGTTCGACGGGCAGGACCCGGAAGCGGTCGCGGATGCCCGTCGGCACTGGAAGGCGATGAAGGAGGCGGGGCACGACATCACCTATTGGCAGCAGAACGAGGCCGGGCGCTGGGAGAAGAAGGCGTGA
- the glnA gene encoding type I glutamate--ammonia ligase — MTSASDILKQIKDKDIKFVDLRFSDPRGKLQHVTMDAGLVDEDMFAEGVAFDGSSIAGWKAINESDMTLVLDPDTVHVDPFFAQSTISIICDIIDPVSGEAYNRDPRTTAKKAEAYVSSLGIGDTVYVGPEAEFFIFDDVRFSADPYNTGFRIDSMELPSNMGSEYETGNLGHRPRTKGGYFPVPPIDSCQDIRSEMLTVLTEMGVTVEKHHHEVAAAQHELGIKFDTLTRNADKMQIYKYVVHQVAHAYGKTATFMPKPVFGDNGTGMHVHQSIWKDGKPVFAGNQYADLSESCLYYIGGILKHAKALNAFTNPSTNSYKRLVPGYEAPVLLAYSSRNRSASCRIPFTSSPKAKRVEVRFPDPAANPYLAFASMLMAGLDGIKNKIHPGDAMDKNLYDLPPEELKEIPTVCGSLREALESLDADREFLKAGGVMDDDQIDAYIELKMEENMRYEMTPHPVEYDMYYSV, encoded by the coding sequence ATGACGAGCGCCAGCGACATTCTCAAGCAGATCAAGGACAAGGACATCAAGTTCGTCGACCTGCGGTTCTCCGATCCGCGCGGCAAGCTGCAGCACGTGACCATGGACGCAGGTCTGGTCGATGAGGACATGTTCGCTGAAGGCGTCGCCTTCGACGGCTCGTCCATCGCCGGCTGGAAGGCGATCAACGAGTCCGACATGACGCTCGTGCTCGACCCGGACACCGTCCATGTCGATCCGTTCTTCGCCCAGTCGACCATCTCGATCATCTGCGACATCATCGACCCGGTCTCCGGCGAGGCTTACAACCGCGACCCGCGCACGACGGCCAAGAAGGCCGAGGCCTATGTCAGCTCGCTCGGCATCGGCGACACCGTGTATGTCGGCCCGGAAGCCGAGTTCTTCATCTTCGACGACGTGCGTTTCTCGGCCGACCCGTACAACACGGGCTTCAGGATCGACAGCATGGAGCTGCCGTCGAACATGGGCTCCGAGTACGAGACGGGCAACCTCGGCCACCGTCCGCGCACCAAGGGCGGCTACTTCCCGGTTCCCCCGATCGACAGCTGCCAGGACATCCGTTCCGAGATGCTGACGGTCCTGACCGAGATGGGCGTCACCGTCGAGAAGCACCACCACGAGGTGGCGGCTGCCCAGCATGAGCTCGGCATCAAGTTCGACACGCTGACCCGCAATGCCGACAAGATGCAGATCTACAAGTACGTCGTGCACCAGGTCGCCCATGCCTACGGCAAGACCGCGACCTTCATGCCGAAGCCTGTCTTCGGCGACAACGGCACTGGCATGCACGTGCACCAGTCGATCTGGAAGGACGGCAAGCCCGTCTTCGCCGGCAACCAGTACGCAGATCTGTCGGAGAGCTGCCTGTACTACATCGGCGGCATCCTGAAGCACGCCAAGGCCCTGAACGCCTTCACCAACCCGTCGACCAACTCCTACAAGCGTCTGGTCCCGGGCTACGAGGCTCCGGTGCTGCTGGCCTACTCCTCGCGCAACCGTTCGGCCTCTTGCCGCATTCCCTTCACCTCTTCCCCGAAGGCGAAGCGCGTCGAGGTCCGCTTCCCGGATCCGGCAGCCAACCCGTATCTCGCTTTCGCGTCGATGCTGATGGCCGGCCTGGACGGCATCAAGAACAAGATCCACCCGGGCGACGCGATGGACAAGAACCTCTACGACCTGCCGCCGGAGGAGCTGAAGGAAATCCCGACCGTCTGCGGTTCGCTCCGCGAGGCTCTGGAGTCGCTCGACGCCGACCGCGAGTTCCTGAAGGCCGGTGGCGTCATGGACGACGACCAGATCGACGCCTACATCGAGCTGAAGATGGAAGAGAACATGCGGTACGAGATGACCCCGCATCCGGTCGAGTACGACATGTACTACTCGGTCTGA
- a CDS encoding GGDEF domain-containing protein: protein MERFPWTAKSARGGLSVMGQDKARGGALPRSDTRPLVTHGQIWSISAATGLFLAVALGLVLIVSHVVLSMRHTANDIDDQRAISAAAAAVATLGRGLSMVVRDNSLWDEGYEAVSSSDGANWIRQTWGDPTVNYPLYDGLIVYRPDLTVIAAYDKGAPFSPSGEVAALILEQVRRAKATNMPVTAFMSMDGDVVSTAAMTIQPFAGPVPDAPVLFLFKSIDDEIISTISADYQIAGLALAPTRADDKLNLALEDPTGKALAYLTWPSRKPGDQAFENHRSLLVLAGATLVVFLLMVLAAGFIESLRLRRIAAAAEYEAKRDTLTGTLNRSGFVETLETLVADVSASRPLALHMLDLDGFKQVNDTWGHAVGDLLIAAVAVRLAGFGNHFVAAGRLGGDEFALAQRGDMPPEVLAQQVIDAFSRPFIVGRHQLQVTASIGHASTQEPIDPAELMRRADVAMYQAKAAGKFRALEYHPQMDETCDEKGA, encoded by the coding sequence GTGGAACGGTTCCCGTGGACGGCGAAGAGTGCGCGAGGTGGATTGAGCGTGATGGGACAGGATAAGGCTCGAGGCGGCGCGCTGCCGCGGTCGGACACCCGTCCACTCGTTACCCATGGCCAAATCTGGTCGATCTCTGCGGCGACCGGCCTCTTTCTTGCGGTCGCCCTGGGGCTGGTGCTCATCGTTTCGCATGTCGTTCTGTCCATGCGGCACACGGCGAATGACATCGATGACCAGCGCGCGATCTCGGCCGCCGCCGCTGCCGTTGCGACGCTGGGGCGTGGGCTGTCGATGGTGGTGCGCGACAACTCCTTGTGGGACGAGGGGTATGAAGCGGTAAGCTCCAGCGACGGCGCCAACTGGATCCGTCAGACGTGGGGAGACCCGACCGTAAACTACCCGCTCTACGACGGTTTGATCGTCTACCGCCCGGACCTGACGGTGATCGCCGCTTATGACAAGGGAGCGCCGTTTTCTCCCTCCGGCGAGGTGGCGGCGTTGATCCTCGAGCAGGTACGGCGCGCCAAGGCCACGAACATGCCGGTCACTGCCTTCATGTCGATGGACGGTGACGTCGTCTCCACGGCTGCAATGACGATCCAGCCTTTCGCAGGGCCTGTTCCCGATGCGCCCGTCCTGTTCCTGTTCAAGAGCATCGACGACGAGATCATCTCGACGATTTCCGCCGACTACCAGATCGCGGGGCTCGCCCTTGCTCCCACAAGAGCGGACGACAAGCTCAACCTTGCGCTGGAGGACCCTACGGGCAAGGCGCTCGCCTATCTGACCTGGCCGAGCCGGAAGCCGGGAGACCAGGCGTTCGAAAACCATCGTTCGCTGCTGGTCCTGGCCGGTGCAACGCTCGTCGTCTTCCTTCTGATGGTGCTGGCCGCCGGCTTCATCGAATCGCTGCGCTTGCGCCGTATCGCGGCTGCCGCCGAATACGAGGCCAAGCGCGACACGCTGACGGGGACGCTCAACCGCAGCGGTTTTGTCGAGACGCTTGAAACGCTGGTCGCGGACGTCTCTGCCTCACGTCCGCTGGCTCTGCACATGCTGGACCTTGATGGGTTCAAGCAGGTCAACGACACCTGGGGGCATGCGGTCGGCGATCTGTTGATTGCCGCGGTGGCCGTCAGGCTTGCCGGCTTCGGCAATCACTTCGTCGCGGCCGGCCGACTTGGCGGCGACGAGTTCGCGCTGGCTCAGCGAGGCGACATGCCGCCGGAAGTTCTGGCGCAACAGGTCATCGATGCGTTCTCGCGCCCCTTCATCGTCGGGCGCCATCAGCTGCAGGTGACGGCAAGTATCGGGCACGCCTCGACCCAGGAGCCGATCGACCCGGCCGAACTCATGCGCCGTGCCGATGTGGCGATGTACCAGGCCAAGGCTGCGGGCAAGTTCCGGGCACTGGAATATCATCCGCAAATGGACGAGACCTGCGACGAGAAAGGGGCTTAG